In Nocardia yunnanensis, one DNA window encodes the following:
- a CDS encoding ScbA/BarX family gamma-butyrolactone biosynthesis protein has translation MTTTQPLRTTRTRTADAPARPGVRASHIRTVPRALAHRHAVAEVFVTSLEAEAADSFVVGAQLPRMHGHYGDHAGALAAHHDLIAVMEAARQASIAVTHEFYGVPTEMAFLVRTFNGTGIDSAAWEIGSAPADLELRVRALRAHHRGEHLEGLDLVLDISCDGVAMGTVDGSFSWVNPRQWAAIRTGYRKHLGLGPFETPASAGPRAAAAQVGRENPRNVVIGVPEATTRRARAAVIADTTHPILFDHQLDHVPGNLLIEACRQTALTTMGGRLPRLISVTSAFDQFVELDLPTVCVAERSESGVDATVVHCEIRQAGAIAARIDLEFAAAAPEEDGGR, from the coding sequence GTGACCACCACACAGCCCCTGCGCACCACCCGGACCCGCACTGCCGACGCCCCCGCCCGGCCCGGCGTACGCGCCAGCCACATCCGGACGGTGCCGCGCGCGCTCGCTCACCGGCACGCGGTCGCCGAGGTGTTCGTCACCTCGCTGGAGGCCGAGGCCGCCGACAGTTTCGTGGTCGGGGCCCAATTGCCGCGCATGCACGGACATTACGGCGATCACGCCGGTGCGCTGGCCGCCCACCACGACCTGATCGCGGTCATGGAGGCCGCGCGGCAGGCGTCCATCGCGGTCACCCACGAGTTCTACGGGGTGCCCACCGAGATGGCGTTTCTGGTCCGCACCTTCAACGGCACCGGAATCGACAGCGCCGCCTGGGAAATCGGTTCCGCGCCCGCCGACCTGGAACTGCGGGTGCGAGCGCTGCGCGCTCACCATCGCGGGGAGCACCTCGAAGGCCTCGATCTGGTGCTCGACATCTCCTGCGACGGTGTCGCCATGGGCACCGTCGACGGGTCGTTCTCGTGGGTGAATCCGCGGCAGTGGGCCGCGATCCGCACCGGATACCGTAAACACCTGGGGCTGGGGCCGTTCGAGACGCCCGCCTCCGCCGGACCACGCGCCGCGGCGGCCCAGGTGGGGCGCGAGAACCCCCGCAATGTGGTGATCGGCGTGCCGGAGGCCACCACCCGGCGGGCCCGGGCCGCGGTCATCGCCGACACCACCCACCCGATTCTGTTCGACCATCAGCTCGACCACGTGCCCGGCAACCTCCTCATCGAGGCGTGCCGGCAGACCGCGCTCACCACCATGGGCGGCCGTTTGCCCCGATTGATCAGTGTGACAAGCGCTTTCGATCAGTTCGTGGAACTGGACCTGCCGACCGTGTGCGTCGCCGAACGCAGCGAATCCGGTGTCGACGCCACCGTGGTGCATTGCGAGATCCGGCAGGCCGGCGCGATCGCGGCGCGCATCGACCTCGAATTCGCGGCGGCGGCACCGGAAGAGGACGGAGGCCGATGA
- a CDS encoding nitroreductase family protein: protein MNTELLTGTRAARKRLDLTRPVDAGEIRACLDIAVHAPSGSNRQPWRFVVVRDTELKARIGEYYRKGFAANLSGRTPRPDQLADLSSGQYLADHLAEVPALIVVCSLGRVPEQASALRLASFYGSIYPMVWNLQLALRARGLGSTLTTAHLAYEREVAELLGIPFDEVTQVAMLPVAHLRPGAEGPVRRTPAAELTGWDGWELPSGEENRPQ from the coding sequence ATGAACACCGAGTTGTTGACCGGCACCCGCGCGGCCCGCAAGCGTCTCGACCTGACGCGGCCGGTGGACGCGGGCGAGATCCGCGCGTGCCTGGACATCGCCGTGCACGCGCCCAGCGGATCCAACCGGCAGCCGTGGCGGTTCGTCGTGGTGCGAGACACCGAACTCAAGGCGCGGATCGGCGAGTACTACCGAAAGGGCTTCGCCGCCAACCTTTCCGGCCGCACCCCGCGACCCGATCAACTCGCCGATCTGTCGTCGGGGCAGTATCTGGCCGACCACCTCGCCGAGGTGCCCGCGCTGATCGTGGTCTGTTCGCTGGGTCGAGTGCCCGAGCAGGCGTCCGCGCTGCGGCTGGCCAGCTTCTACGGGTCGATCTACCCGATGGTGTGGAATCTCCAATTGGCTTTGCGGGCACGGGGACTCGGCTCCACGCTGACCACCGCGCACCTCGCCTACGAACGGGAGGTCGCGGAGTTGCTCGGCATTCCGTTCGACGAGGTCACCCAGGTGGCCATGCTGCCGGTCGCGCACCTGCGACCCGGCGCCGAGGGGCCCGTCCGTCGCACGCCCGCCGCGGAGTTGACCGGATGGGACGGGTGGGAGCTGCCGTCGGGCGAGGAGAACCGGCCGCAATGA
- a CDS encoding ABC transporter permease, whose translation MTAPVRYMVPDTLVMFRRCARRTLRSTDTLVISLTMPILVMLLFTYVFGGAIEVGGPYLNYVIPGIMLLCTGFGASITATSVCTDMTRGSVDRFRTLPMFRQALAAGHLTEGVARTLAAIAIAVGVAVALGYRPVSGPLGWLAAAGMVALFVVAITAIAVALGMAASNPEAAGGLTYAITFIPYVSSAFVPTHTMPAWLRPIAEHQPATPVVDTIRSLLDATGPDRALAAVGWCVALAALGFACAGVSFRRLSYR comes from the coding sequence GTGACCGCCCCCGTCCGCTACATGGTGCCCGACACCCTGGTCATGTTCCGCCGGTGTGCCCGCCGCACCCTGCGCAGCACCGACACCCTGGTCATCTCCTTGACCATGCCGATCCTGGTGATGCTGTTGTTCACCTATGTGTTCGGTGGCGCGATCGAGGTGGGCGGCCCGTACCTGAACTATGTGATTCCCGGAATCATGCTGCTGTGCACCGGTTTCGGCGCGTCGATCACCGCGACCAGCGTCTGCACCGATATGACCAGGGGCAGTGTCGACCGTTTCCGGACGCTGCCGATGTTCCGGCAGGCGCTGGCGGCGGGACATCTCACCGAGGGTGTCGCGCGCACCCTGGCCGCCATCGCCATCGCGGTGGGTGTGGCGGTGGCGCTGGGTTATCGGCCGGTGTCGGGTCCGCTGGGCTGGCTGGCGGCAGCCGGGATGGTCGCGCTCTTCGTCGTCGCCATCACCGCGATCGCGGTCGCGCTGGGCATGGCCGCCAGCAATCCCGAGGCCGCCGGCGGGCTCACCTACGCCATCACCTTCATCCCCTATGTCAGTTCGGCGTTCGTGCCGACCCACACCATGCCCGCGTGGTTGCGTCCGATCGCCGAGCATCAGCCCGCGACACCGGTCGTCGACACGATCCGCAGTCTCCTCGACGCCACCGGCCCCGATCGTGCTCTGGCCGCAGTGGGCTGGTGTGTAGCGCTGGCTGCGCTCGGATTCGCTTGCGCGGGTGTCTCTTTCCGCCGCCTGTCCTATCGCTGA
- a CDS encoding glycosyltransferase has product MRIAIPLTGTRGDVHPIVGLGVELQRRGHQVLLGAPPNLVDFVTAAGLPAQPCGPDVQQLYSSEEGQRALAAGNTLRLMQLVGKQMAEYAERMNREVIEVCAKAELIVASTVTEDRASSIAEAMGVPLVSLHYYPCRMNSAYPFPGLLPAQWNPPAPVNRATWLLAENLRRVVFLRYLNQLRGMLGLPKSYASPAAALARARVPEIQIYDPALVPGLAEQWDSRRPFTGFLTLDEATRTAVGELSGSHDELLAWIESGDPPVFFGFGSMPIRDAAAVFAMVERVSARLGIRALVHAGWSDLDVASTVTADRIKLVRTDFAYDRIFPHCAAAVHHGGIGTLFESLRAGLPTVVCSVSFEQPMWGGQVEKLGVGAHLPFTTLTAERLETALRPLLDADSRRRVRAFARTLRTSGTAEHAADLIEAAVR; this is encoded by the coding sequence ATGCGCATCGCGATACCGCTGACCGGAACCCGCGGCGATGTCCACCCGATCGTGGGTTTGGGTGTCGAGCTGCAGCGGCGCGGTCACCAGGTGCTGTTGGGCGCGCCGCCGAATCTGGTCGACTTCGTCACCGCCGCAGGACTACCCGCGCAGCCCTGCGGACCGGATGTGCAGCAGCTCTACAGCTCCGAGGAGGGTCAGCGCGCGCTGGCGGCGGGCAATACGCTGCGGCTGATGCAGTTGGTGGGCAAGCAGATGGCCGAGTACGCCGAGCGGATGAACCGTGAGGTGATCGAGGTGTGCGCGAAGGCGGAGCTGATCGTGGCCAGCACGGTCACCGAGGATCGCGCGTCCTCGATCGCCGAGGCCATGGGCGTGCCGCTGGTGAGCCTGCACTATTATCCGTGCCGCATGAACAGCGCCTACCCGTTCCCGGGTTTGCTTCCGGCACAGTGGAATCCGCCCGCCCCGGTGAATCGGGCGACCTGGCTGCTGGCGGAGAATCTGCGCCGGGTGGTGTTCCTGCGCTATCTCAATCAACTGCGCGGCATGCTCGGCCTGCCGAAGTCCTATGCCAGTCCGGCGGCGGCATTGGCGCGGGCGCGGGTGCCCGAGATCCAGATCTATGATCCCGCTTTGGTTCCGGGCCTGGCCGAGCAGTGGGATTCACGCCGCCCCTTCACCGGTTTCCTGACCCTCGACGAGGCCACCCGCACGGCGGTCGGTGAGCTGTCGGGCAGCCACGACGAGCTGCTGGCCTGGATCGAATCCGGCGACCCGCCGGTGTTCTTCGGTTTCGGTTCCATGCCGATCCGCGATGCCGCCGCCGTGTTCGCCATGGTGGAGCGGGTCTCGGCGCGGCTGGGCATCCGGGCCCTGGTGCATGCGGGCTGGAGCGACCTGGATGTCGCGTCCACCGTGACCGCCGATCGAATCAAGCTGGTGCGCACCGATTTCGCCTATGATCGCATCTTCCCGCACTGCGCCGCGGCCGTGCACCACGGCGGCATCGGCACCCTGTTCGAGAGTCTGCGCGCGGGTCTGCCGACAGTGGTGTGCTCGGTGTCGTTCGAGCAGCCCATGTGGGGTGGTCAGGTCGAAAAGCTCGGCGTGGGCGCGCATCTGCCGTTCACCACGCTGACGGCCGAGCGGCTCGAGACGGCGCTGCGCCCCTTGCTCGATGCCGACAGTCGCAGGCGCGTAAGGGCTTTCGCGCGCACGTTGCGCACCTCCGGCACCGCCGAGCACGCCGCCGACCTGATCGAGGCCGCCGTCCGGTGA
- a CDS encoding cytochrome P450 family protein — translation MADLEAPDRIETLDAEFFADPHAHYRRWREVGPVRRVRFPDGVVRYVILSYAECRAALNDPRLRKDAVHADALLHEKRDLPVGDGTRLALLSNMLNTDPPQHTRLRKLVTKAFTPRRVAAMRPRIEEITAALLDALADRTEFDLLHDFAEPLPITVICELLGVPFEDRADFQRWTRVIVGVANGDDENNRRAAAEMADYLSGLVAAKREQPAADLLSALTVPADDGDALTDPELVGMAFLLLVAGHDTTVNLIANGTLALLRDPARLESLRKHPEAIPDAVEEFLRFDGPVNMSTLRYTAEPVTIANTVIPANEFVYIALASANRDPDRYPGADTLDPDRDASGHVAFGHGIHFCVGAPLARLEAHTAFTALLSRFPTLRLSPAADTLSYHASTLIRGLTSLPVQL, via the coding sequence ATGGCCGATCTGGAAGCCCCCGACCGCATCGAGACCCTGGACGCGGAGTTCTTCGCCGACCCGCACGCGCATTATCGCCGCTGGCGGGAAGTGGGCCCGGTGCGGCGGGTGCGATTCCCCGACGGCGTCGTGCGCTACGTGATCCTGAGTTACGCCGAATGCCGTGCGGCCCTCAATGATCCGCGCCTGCGCAAGGACGCCGTGCACGCCGACGCCCTGCTGCACGAGAAGCGCGACCTGCCGGTCGGCGACGGCACCCGCCTGGCGCTGCTGTCGAATATGCTCAATACCGATCCGCCTCAGCACACGCGCCTGCGCAAGCTGGTGACCAAGGCTTTCACTCCACGACGGGTGGCGGCGATGCGCCCGCGCATCGAGGAGATCACCGCCGCCCTGCTCGACGCATTGGCCGACCGGACCGAGTTCGATCTGCTGCACGATTTCGCCGAACCGCTGCCGATCACGGTCATCTGCGAACTGCTCGGCGTCCCGTTCGAGGACCGCGCGGACTTCCAGCGCTGGACCCGCGTGATCGTCGGCGTCGCGAACGGCGACGACGAGAACAATCGCCGCGCCGCCGCCGAAATGGCCGACTACCTGTCCGGGCTGGTCGCCGCGAAACGCGAACAGCCCGCCGCCGATCTGCTCTCGGCCCTCACCGTCCCCGCCGACGACGGCGACGCCCTCACCGATCCGGAATTGGTGGGCATGGCGTTCCTGCTGCTGGTCGCCGGTCACGACACGACGGTCAACCTCATCGCCAACGGCACCCTCGCCCTGCTGCGCGACCCCGCCCGCCTGGAGTCGCTGCGCAAGCATCCGGAGGCGATTCCGGACGCGGTGGAGGAGTTCCTGCGCTTCGACGGCCCGGTGAACATGTCGACCCTGCGGTACACGGCCGAACCGGTCACGATCGCGAACACCGTCATCCCGGCGAACGAATTCGTCTACATCGCTTTGGCTTCCGCGAACCGCGACCCCGACCGCTACCCCGGCGCGGACACCCTCGACCCCGATCGCGACGCCAGCGGCCACGTCGCTTTCGGCCACGGCATCCACTTCTGCGTCGGCGCCCCCCTGGCCCGCCTCGAAGCCCACACCGCGTTCACGGCATTGCTGTCCCGCTTCCCCACCCTCCGCCTATCCCCCGCCGCCGACACCCTCTCCTACCACGCCAGCACCCTCATCCGCGGCCTGACCTCTCTCCCCGTCCAACTCTGA
- a CDS encoding MerR family transcriptional regulator codes for MKIGQVARLAEVSAKAIRRYEALGLVAPARQANGYREYDDDAVRLVREIRALNRLGIPVEETRPFLDCLASGGEHVDDCPSSLAEYRRAIAELGSQIDALTARRDRLIQRLHMAAHRNSVVPEGRELISLPPDLPVPADDGAADHLVGLAVPALTFDGTDGGVVDLAGLGSGRTIVYLYPLTGRPDVDLPDGWDSIPGARGCTAEACGFRDHHAELQIAGAERVFGLSSQSTGYQREVVERLGLPFVMLSDPGLRLAEALSLPTFEAGGQRLYRRLTLVLRGGVIEHVFYPVFPPDQHAEQVLAWLRG; via the coding sequence ATGAAGATCGGTCAGGTCGCGCGGCTCGCCGAAGTGAGCGCCAAAGCCATCCGCCGCTACGAGGCCCTGGGCTTGGTCGCCCCGGCCCGCCAGGCCAACGGGTATCGCGAATACGACGACGACGCCGTGCGCCTCGTCCGCGAGATCCGCGCCCTCAATCGGCTCGGCATTCCCGTGGAGGAAACGCGCCCGTTTCTCGACTGCCTCGCCTCCGGTGGCGAGCACGTCGACGACTGTCCCTCGTCGCTCGCCGAATATCGAAGGGCCATAGCGGAACTCGGCTCGCAGATCGACGCTCTTACCGCCCGCCGGGACCGGTTGATCCAACGCCTCCACATGGCGGCTCACCGCAACAGCGTCGTCCCGGAAGGCCGCGAGTTGATCAGCCTGCCCCCGGATCTGCCGGTGCCGGCCGACGACGGCGCGGCGGATCATCTCGTGGGGCTCGCCGTCCCCGCACTGACATTCGACGGCACGGACGGCGGCGTCGTGGATCTCGCGGGTCTGGGTTCCGGGCGCACCATCGTGTACCTCTATCCGCTGACCGGGCGGCCCGATGTCGATCTGCCCGATGGTTGGGACAGTATCCCGGGAGCGCGCGGGTGCACGGCCGAGGCGTGTGGGTTCCGGGATCATCATGCGGAGCTCCAAATTGCTGGGGCGGAAAGGGTGTTCGGGCTCTCGAGTCAGAGCACAGGGTATCAGCGGGAGGTCGTGGAACGGCTGGGGTTGCCGTTTGTGATGTTGTCGGATCCTGGGCTGCGGTTGGCGGAGGCCTTGTCGCTGCCCACCTTCGAGGCCGGTGGGCAGCGACTGTATCGGCGTCTCACGCTCGTCCTGCGGGGCGGGGTGATCGAGCATGTCTTCTATCCCGTGTTTCCGCCGGATCAGCACGCGGAACAGGTGCTGGCCTGGCTACGGGGGTAA
- a CDS encoding alpha/beta fold hydrolase has translation MPFLETRTGTTLFYRDWGTGQPVLFCAAAGMDGTEPRGVMADLVAQGMRAISYDRRGHGRSDDPGLGYDYDTLADDLADVLEHLALHHVTLVGHSMGGCEIVRYLSRYGSDRVDRIVLVAATLPFLLATPDNADGVPQAAADALRDSWHHHQDTWLLDNADAYLGVGLPGCAVTPLARDRVLTSIAATSLQAILECNRAVVETDFRAELRDITVPTLIIHGDADASISLEFGAHRQAALIPNSELIVYDNAPHGVYLTHGERLSTDLLTFLTQPAQALAGTAGPDRK, from the coding sequence ATGCCTTTCCTCGAGACCCGCACCGGCACCACGCTCTTCTACCGTGACTGGGGCACCGGCCAACCCGTCCTGTTCTGCGCGGCCGCCGGTATGGACGGCACCGAGCCGCGCGGCGTGATGGCCGACCTGGTGGCGCAGGGCATGCGCGCCATCTCCTACGACCGCCGCGGTCACGGCCGCTCCGACGATCCCGGCCTGGGCTACGACTACGACACGCTGGCCGACGATCTCGCCGACGTCCTCGAACACCTCGCGCTTCACCACGTGACCCTGGTCGGCCACTCCATGGGCGGCTGCGAGATCGTCCGCTACCTCTCGCGCTACGGCAGCGACCGGGTCGACCGCATCGTCCTGGTGGCCGCGACCCTCCCGTTCCTGCTGGCCACCCCCGACAACGCCGACGGCGTCCCCCAGGCAGCCGCGGACGCCCTGCGCGATTCCTGGCATCACCACCAGGACACCTGGCTACTCGACAACGCCGACGCCTACCTCGGCGTCGGCCTCCCCGGTTGCGCCGTCACCCCGCTGGCCCGCGATCGTGTCCTCACCTCCATCGCGGCCACCTCCCTGCAAGCCATCCTCGAATGCAACCGCGCCGTAGTGGAAACCGATTTCCGCGCCGAACTACGCGATATCACCGTCCCCACCCTCATCATCCACGGCGACGCCGACGCCTCCATCTCCCTCGAGTTCGGAGCCCACCGCCAAGCCGCCCTCATCCCGAACAGCGAGTTGATCGTCTACGACAACGCCCCGCACGGCGTATATCTCACCCACGGTGAGCGCCTCTCCACCGACCTCCTCACCTTCCTGACCCAACCGGCCCAAGCCCTCGCCGGTACGGCAGGCCCCGATCGAAAGTGA
- a CDS encoding helix-turn-helix transcriptional regulator codes for MRASRLMSILLLLQTRDRVTAQEIADQLEVSVRTVYRDMESLSAAGIPVYGDAGHAGGYRLLDTFRARLNLLTADEAESLFLSGLPSAAADLGLGALVTAANLKVRSALPAELRDRVGRVAERFHLDAPGWYTESEPAPHLTAVADAVWNERALRFDYIRWATPSSVTRTTEPLGLVLKSGNWYLVGHTDTVIRTYRISRITDLHVLADPVRRPPDFDLATYWAGYLASFDQRRHSDSARVRVDDPTYQRLPELLDPAAAQAAHDTATPPDAHGYRDIRVPIESLDRAVSDLLRLGAGAEVLAPEELRRRMAEESAAMARRYR; via the coding sequence GTGCGAGCCAGCCGTCTGATGTCGATCCTGTTGCTTCTGCAGACACGCGACCGCGTCACCGCGCAGGAGATCGCCGACCAGCTGGAGGTCTCCGTGCGCACCGTCTACCGCGATATGGAATCGCTGTCCGCCGCCGGGATCCCCGTCTACGGCGATGCGGGCCACGCGGGCGGCTACCGGCTGCTCGATACCTTCCGGGCCCGCCTCAACCTGCTCACCGCCGACGAGGCCGAATCCCTGTTCCTGTCCGGACTCCCCAGCGCCGCAGCGGATCTCGGTCTGGGCGCACTCGTCACCGCCGCCAACCTCAAGGTGAGGTCCGCCCTGCCGGCCGAACTCCGCGACCGGGTGGGCCGCGTCGCCGAACGCTTCCACCTCGACGCGCCCGGCTGGTACACCGAATCCGAACCCGCCCCGCACCTGACCGCCGTCGCCGACGCCGTCTGGAACGAGCGCGCCCTGCGCTTCGACTACATCCGTTGGGCCACACCCAGTTCGGTCACCCGCACCACCGAACCCTTGGGCTTGGTTCTCAAATCCGGCAATTGGTACCTCGTCGGCCACACCGACACCGTCATCCGCACCTACCGCATCTCCCGAATCACGGACCTGCACGTCCTCGCCGACCCGGTGCGGCGCCCACCCGACTTCGACCTGGCCACCTACTGGGCCGGCTACCTGGCGTCCTTCGACCAACGCCGGCACAGCGATTCGGCACGCGTCCGCGTGGACGACCCCACCTACCAGCGCCTCCCCGAACTCCTCGACCCCGCCGCCGCCCAAGCGGCACACGACACCGCGACACCCCCGGATGCGCACGGCTACCGCGACATCCGCGTCCCCATCGAATCCCTCGACCGCGCGGTGTCGGATCTCCTGCGCCTCGGCGCGGGCGCGGAAGTCCTTGCCCCCGAAGAACTCCGGCGGCGTATGGCCGAAGAATCCGCCGCCATGGCCCGCCGCTACCGCTAG
- a CDS encoding alpha/beta hydrolase produces the protein MSREQRMKIDALLRQPVPAGPRTIEEIRAGFAALMAQMRVPSEIRTRATTLGGRPTVLVEPAAEARPGTILYFHGGGFVSGSPDTAMTLTANLVTRTGFRALSVDYRLAPEHPFPAGIHDAVDAYRALLDSGADAASIAFAGDSAGGGLTITTCLAARDAGLPLPAAIVAFSPGLDATRTGESMLTKADRDPIFTRASLDHTGGMYLAGQDPRQPLLSPAVLADLRGFPPILLQAGTNEMLLDDATRLAARAREAGVDVILDITAEVPHVFQSFAGSLDEADEALDRAALFLRQRLG, from the coding sequence ATGAGCAGAGAACAACGGATGAAGATCGACGCGCTGTTGCGGCAGCCGGTGCCCGCGGGGCCGCGCACGATCGAGGAGATCCGGGCGGGGTTCGCGGCGTTGATGGCGCAGATGCGGGTGCCGAGCGAGATTCGCACTCGCGCAACGACACTCGGTGGGCGGCCGACCGTACTGGTCGAGCCGGCAGCCGAGGCCCGGCCGGGGACCATCCTGTATTTCCATGGCGGCGGATTCGTCAGCGGCTCCCCTGACACCGCGATGACACTGACCGCGAACCTGGTGACTCGCACAGGATTTCGCGCACTCTCGGTGGATTATCGGTTGGCGCCCGAACATCCCTTCCCCGCCGGCATCCACGACGCGGTCGATGCCTATCGCGCCCTGCTCGACAGCGGTGCGGACGCCGCGTCCATCGCCTTCGCGGGCGATTCCGCGGGCGGCGGGCTGACGATCACCACGTGTCTGGCCGCCCGCGACGCGGGTCTGCCGCTGCCGGCCGCCATTGTCGCCTTCTCCCCCGGCCTGGACGCGACCCGCACCGGCGAAAGCATGCTCACCAAGGCCGATCGGGATCCGATCTTCACGCGCGCGAGCCTCGATCACACCGGCGGCATGTACCTCGCCGGGCAGGATCCACGCCAGCCCCTGCTCAGCCCGGCTGTCCTGGCCGACCTTCGCGGTTTCCCGCCGATTCTCTTGCAGGCGGGCACCAATGAGATGCTGCTCGACGACGCGACCCGGCTGGCCGCTCGCGCCCGCGAGGCGGGCGTGGACGTCATCCTCGACATCACCGCCGAGGTCCCCCACGTCTTCCAATCCTTCGCCGGCAGCCTGGACGAGGCCGACGAGGCCCTCGACCGCGCCGCCCTGTTCTTGCGCCAGCGCCTCGGCTGA
- a CDS encoding MarR family winged helix-turn-helix transcriptional regulator: MEDKRAAVTALPALFADLVRCETRLYNALNDRLREQHGLTTAQYEILRYLHDHPEARVADLATEFAAGVGAISKGIDRMENLGWVERRPNPTDRRSSLLALSHNGSDLFDAAQKTFTTRLTELLADLPALTTVARTLAHLRTTLEDRRIGLPAG, encoded by the coding sequence GTGGAAGATAAACGAGCAGCCGTCACCGCGCTACCGGCCCTGTTCGCCGACCTCGTCCGCTGCGAGACCCGCCTCTACAACGCGCTCAACGATCGCCTCCGCGAGCAACACGGCCTCACCACCGCCCAATACGAGATCCTGCGCTACCTGCACGACCACCCCGAAGCCCGCGTCGCCGACCTCGCCACCGAATTCGCCGCCGGCGTCGGCGCGATCAGCAAGGGCATCGACCGCATGGAAAACCTCGGCTGGGTCGAACGCCGCCCCAACCCCACCGACCGCCGCTCCTCCCTACTCGCCCTCTCCCACAACGGTTCCGACCTGTTCGACGCCGCCCAGAAAACCTTCACCACCCGCCTCACCGAACTACTCGCCGACCTCCCAGCCCTCACCACCGTCGCCCGCACCCTCGCCCACCTCCGCACCACCCTCGAAGACCGCCGAATCGGCCTCCCCGCAGGCTGA
- a CDS encoding Uma2 family endonuclease: MSPAVDDGYGYGPYTVEDLHGLPDEGKAFELVDGWLIELSPSTRHDYLAQVLARILQRAAEDAGVDVYVQAPMDISTPAGARKPDVALMGAAAARSARDLGLSLYPGNDVQIAIEIVSRGSGSEREDRHRKVTEYARTGIDQYWLVDFDPRPRIQIRRLNGAAYTDPIVLEDADVLDVSHPFPITFPLTRLSDFT, from the coding sequence GTGAGTCCGGCAGTCGACGACGGATACGGCTACGGGCCGTACACGGTGGAGGATCTACACGGCCTTCCCGACGAAGGCAAGGCTTTCGAGCTCGTCGACGGCTGGCTGATCGAATTGTCCCCGAGCACCCGCCACGACTATCTCGCGCAAGTCCTGGCACGCATTCTGCAGCGCGCGGCCGAAGATGCCGGGGTGGACGTCTATGTCCAAGCGCCGATGGATATTTCGACTCCGGCCGGCGCCCGTAAACCCGACGTCGCACTGATGGGCGCAGCAGCCGCCCGCAGCGCCCGAGATCTGGGCCTGTCGCTGTATCCGGGCAACGATGTCCAGATCGCGATCGAGATCGTGTCACGTGGCTCCGGCAGTGAACGAGAAGACCGCCACCGCAAGGTGACCGAGTACGCACGCACCGGCATCGACCAGTACTGGCTGGTCGATTTCGACCCACGCCCCCGCATTCAGATCCGTCGCCTGAACGGTGCGGCGTACACAGATCCAATTGTGCTCGAGGACGCCGACGTCCTCGACGTCTCGCACCCGTTCCCGATCACTTTCCCACTCACCCGCCTGTCCGATTTCACCTGA